In one Mycteria americana isolate JAX WOST 10 ecotype Jacksonville Zoo and Gardens chromosome 30, USCA_MyAme_1.0, whole genome shotgun sequence genomic region, the following are encoded:
- the RNASEH2C gene encoding ribonuclease H2 subunit C has protein sequence MAAGVRLRAAPGAVQPRLPAQLLPCRVERDGPAPVAAFLRAQPGPGGELWASFRGRRMGGRELPLPHGYRGVLLREEEPPLGNEGDPQERCATVTGTFEVITDWGADTVPSPARGLALALQWGPLACAIHAPVRETDDSDEEAEP, from the exons ATGGCGGCGGGGGTGCGGCTGcgggcggctcccggcgcggtgcagccccggctgccggcccagctcctgccctgccgggTGGAGCGCGACGGACCCGCGCCCGTGGCCGCCTTCCTGcgggcccagcccggccccggcggcg agctgTGGGCCTCGTTCCGGGGACGGCGCATGgggggccgggagctgccgctgccccaCGGCTACCGGggggtgctgctgcgggaggaggagCCCCCCCTCGGCAACGAGGGAGACCCCCAG GAGCGGTGCGCGACAGTGACGGGGACCTTTGAGGTCATCACGGACTGGGGGGCCGACAccgtcccctcccctgcccggggccTGGCCCTGGCGCTGCAGTGGGGGCCCCTCGCCTGCGCG atCCACGCCCCCGTCCGCGAGACCGACGACAGCGACGAGGAGGCGGAGCCCTGA